A single region of the Methanobrevibacter sp. genome encodes:
- the fni gene encoding type 2 isopentenyl-diphosphate Delta-isomerase, giving the protein MISDRKLEHLLICENYDVEFKNKTTGFEDIELIHNVLPEIDKNEIDLSTSVFGKKLESPLFITAITGGHPAAKSINKQLAIAAETNKIALGVGSQRAACEHPELEDTYAVVRENAPDCLLVGNIGAPQLNLAEKAVEILDADILAIHLNPLQESIQPEGDLDARGYVNLIEQISESVDIPILAKETGCGISGQSAKTLVDAGVDFIDIEGAGGTSWAAVETYRAEDKYFGELFWDWGIPTAISTVEVTNAVNVPVISSGGIRNGLEAAKAIALGADAVGMALPFLKNCSSQKQLNELIDKFNDSLRIAMFLVGAKNIEELKQTDLVIRGKTREWLNERGINTKNYSRR; this is encoded by the coding sequence ATGATTTCAGATAGAAAATTAGAGCATTTATTAATTTGTGAAAATTATGATGTGGAGTTTAAAAATAAAACTACTGGATTTGAAGACATTGAGTTGATTCATAATGTCCTGCCTGAAATTGATAAAAATGAAATTGATTTATCAACTTCCGTTTTTGGTAAAAAATTAGAATCTCCATTATTTATTACTGCTATTACTGGAGGGCATCCTGCCGCAAAATCTATTAATAAACAATTAGCTATTGCTGCTGAAACAAATAAAATTGCATTGGGAGTTGGTTCTCAAAGAGCAGCATGTGAACATCCTGAACTTGAAGACACATACGCTGTTGTCAGGGAGAATGCTCCTGATTGTTTATTAGTAGGTAATATTGGTGCGCCTCAATTAAATTTAGCTGAAAAAGCTGTTGAAATTTTAGATGCCGATATCCTGGCAATTCATTTAAACCCACTTCAGGAATCAATTCAACCGGAAGGAGATTTGGACGCAAGAGGTTACGTTAATTTAATCGAACAAATTTCCGAATCTGTTGATATTCCAATACTTGCTAAGGAGACTGGATGCGGAATATCTGGTCAGTCAGCAAAAACATTGGTTGATGCAGGGGTTGACTTTATTGATATTGAAGGAGCTGGCGGAACAAGCTGGGCTGCTGTTGAAACATATAGGGCCGAAGATAAATACTTCGGTGAGCTATTTTGGGACTGGGGAATACCAACTGCAATCAGTACCGTAGAAGTAACCAATGCAGTTAATGTTCCTGTTATCTCTTCAGGAGGTATAAGAAACGGTCTTGAAGCAGCTAAAGCAATAGCTCTCGGAGCTGACGCAGTGGGTATGGCTTTACCATTTTTAAAGAATTGTTCATCACAAAAACAGTTAAACGAATTAATTGATAAATTTAATGATTCTCTCAGAATTGCAATGTTTTTAGTCGGAGCTAAAAATATTGAAGAATTAAAACAAACAGATCTTGTTATTCGTGGAAAAACAAGAGAATGGCTCAATGAAAGAGGGATTAACACTAAGAATTATTCAAGGAGATAA
- a CDS encoding isopentenyl phosphate kinase, with product MIILKVGGSILTKKDSSKSEVDKASLKRIASEIKASLDNSDKELIIVHGAGSFGHPLAKEYKIGEPFDAEDYPQKRIGFCKTQNAVKKLNMLICEAFIEEGLPVVSIPASSFMSATNKRITEGNLDYFNRYLKKGFIPVIYGDVVLDSQLEICVISGDQLIQYLAMNLNPTQVILGTDVDGVYNKNPKTHDDAIFFDKFSSLDDLETLEGTTNIDVTGGMVGKIKELLYLADLGIESKIINAEVKDNIFKVLENKDVKGTVISRGN from the coding sequence ATGATTATTTTAAAAGTTGGGGGAAGCATTTTAACAAAAAAAGATTCCTCTAAAAGTGAAGTGGACAAAGCATCTTTAAAAAGAATTGCATCTGAAATTAAAGCTTCACTTGACAATTCAGATAAGGAACTTATTATAGTTCATGGTGCAGGTTCTTTCGGACATCCGCTTGCTAAGGAATACAAAATTGGTGAACCGTTTGACGCTGAGGATTATCCTCAAAAAAGAATAGGATTTTGCAAAACTCAAAATGCTGTTAAAAAATTAAACATGCTAATTTGTGAAGCTTTCATAGAAGAGGGTTTGCCTGTTGTTTCAATTCCGGCCTCAAGTTTTATGAGTGCAACCAATAAAAGGATTACTGAAGGAAATCTGGATTACTTTAACAGATATCTGAAAAAGGGTTTTATTCCGGTCATTTATGGGGATGTTGTCTTGGATTCACAATTAGAAATCTGTGTCATCTCAGGCGATCAGCTGATCCAGTATTTGGCAATGAATCTTAATCCAACACAGGTAATTTTAGGTACCGATGTCGATGGTGTTTACAATAAAAATCCTAAAACACATGATGACGCAATATTTTTTGATAAATTTTCATCACTTGATGACCTTGAAACTTTAGAAGGAACAACCAATATTGATGTCACCGGAGGAATGGTTGGAAAAATTAAAGAATTATTATATTTAGCGGATTTGGGTATTGAATCTAAAATAATAAATGCTGAAGTTAAAGATAATATTTTCAAAGTATTGGAAAATAAAGACGTTAAAGGAACAGTAATTTCAAGGGGAAATTAG